From a single Rutidosis leptorrhynchoides isolate AG116_Rl617_1_P2 chromosome 5, CSIRO_AGI_Rlap_v1, whole genome shotgun sequence genomic region:
- the LOC139846553 gene encoding proline transporter 1-like, whose translation MLVPLGWTWGITSLVLVGLITAYANWLLAEFHFIDGQRFIRYRDLMGHLFGRKMYYTTWILQFLILLLGNMGFLLLGGKALKEINSEFSDSPLRLQIYISITGAAYFVFAFLAPTLSSMRRWLSISIVLTFTYIMILVVILFRDGRSNKDRNYDISGNNFSKVMNGFGAISAIIVCNTSGILPELQSTLRKPVVKNMRKALYMQYSVGLFFYYGVSIVGYWAYGSTVSVYLPSELSGPKWAKITINAITFVQSIISQHMFIAPVHETLDTKFLRLDKSIHSRENIKNLLYLRAALFTGNTLVTAAFPFMGDFVNLLGSFALVPLTFVFPSMIYIKVKGKSTKLEKKAWHWGIIVLFSLLTIATTISAVRLIVLNIKQYHFFADT comes from the exons ATGTTGGTCCCACTTGGGTGGACTTGGGGTATAACTAGCCTCGTACTCGTGGGGCTAATAACGGCTTACGCTAACTGGTTATTAGCTGAATTCCATTTCATCGATGGACAACGTTTTATTAGATACAGAGATCTAATGGGCCATCTTTTTG GTCGGAAAATGTATTATACAACATGGATTCTTCAGTTTTTGATCCTGCTTCTTGGGAACATGGGCTTCTTACTTCTTGGAGGGAAAGCTCTTAAG GAAATCAATTCAGAGTTCAGTGATTCACCATTGAGACTTCAGATTTACATATCGATAACGGGTGCAGCTTACTTCGTTTTCGCGTTTTTGGCTCCAACATTGTCATCAATGAGAAGGTGGTTGAGTATCTCTATAGTTCTAACCTTCACATACATTATGATTCTTGTGGTGATATTATTTCGCGATG GAAGATCAAATAAAGACCGAAATTATGACATAAGTGGAAACAACTTCTCCAAAGTAATGAACGGTTTTGGTGCAATATCAGCCATTATTGTTTGCAACACGAGTGGCATACTACCAGAACTACAG TCAACACTGCGAAAACCGGTTGTCAAAAACATGAGAAAAGCCCTGTATATGCAATACAGTGTGGGACTATTCTTTTATTATGGTGTGAGCATTGTAGGATATTGGGCCTATGGTTCAACCGTATCAGTCTATCTGCCATCAGAGCTCAGTGGGCCTAAATGGGCTAAAATTACAATAAATGCAATAACATTTGTTCAGTCTATAATATCGCAACAT ATGTTTATAGCGCCGGTTCACGAGACTCTTGACACTAAATTCCTAAGGCTCGATAAAAGCATACATTCAAGAGAAAACATAAAGAATTTACTATATCTACGAGCAGCACTCTTTACAGGCAATACTCTAGTGACTGCTGCATTCCCATTTATGGGCGATTTCGTAAACTTGCTTGGATCGTTTGCACTCGTTCCTTTAACCTTTGTGTTCCCAAGTATGATATATATCAAG GTGAAAGGAAAATCGACAAAATTGGAGAAGAAGGCCTGGCACTGGGGTATTATCGTCTTGTTTTCTCTCCTAACGATTGCAACTACGATCTCTGCTGTTAGATTGATTGTACTCAACATTAAGCAGTACCATTTTTTTGCAGACACATGA
- the LOC139848041 gene encoding proline transporter 1-like, with translation METEQKAAPVSAHTIDHDSWKQVGLLLVTGYSCGYILSFSNLMLVPLGWTWGIISLIAVAAFTAYCSWLLAGFHFINGNRFIRYRDLMGSLFGQEMYYFTWVSQILILLLTNMGFILLGGKALKEINGEFGGSHLRLQYFIIITGAAYVIFSILVPTISSMGKWLIISTILTFTYIVVLLAIVIKDGTNTNRVVNYETRGTTASKIFNGFCAISAMVTCNAAGIIPEIQSTLRMPAVKNMRKALHLQFSVGLAFYYGVSVAGYWAYGSTVSEYLPEELTGPRWAKVLINLVVFSQSIISQHVFIAPIHEALDTKFLNLNKDVHSKENIKYLILLRVSLFTLNTLVAAALPFMGDFVNLIGSFLLIPLTFVFPSMIFIKVKGEMKKIEKVWHWAIIVLFTLLMVATTIAAVRLIVNNVATYYLFADT, from the exons ATGGAAACGGAACAAAAGGCTGCTCCTGTTTCCGCTCACACAATTGACCATG ATTCGTGGAAGCAAGTCGGGCTGCTGCTAGTTACTGGTTACAGTTGTGGATACATCTTGAGTTTCTCGAACCTTATGCTGGTCCCTCTAGGCTGGACTTGGGGAATCATCAGTCTAATAGCGGTTGCAGCCTTCACCGCTTATTGTAGCTGGCTTTTGGCAGGATTTCACTTTATAAATGGGAACCGATTCATTAGATATAGAGATCTTATGGGCTCTCTTTTTG gacAAGAAATGTACTATTTTACTTGGGTGTCCCAAATTTTGATCCTTCTTCTTACAAATATGGGGTTCATACTACTTGGAGGAAAGGCATTAAAG GAAATCAATGGAGAATTTGGTGGCTCTCATTTACGACTCCAATATTTTATCATCATAACGGGCGCAGCCTATGTCATATTTTCAATATTAGTCCCTACAATATCGTCAATGGGGAAGTGGTTGATCATTTCAACAATTCTTACATTCACTTACATCGTTGTTCTACTAGCAATTGTAATTAAGGATG GAACAAATACTAACAGAGTCGTAAACTACGAAACTAGAGGAACCACTGCGTCCAAAATATTCAATGGTTTTTGTGCAATATCAGCCATGGTCACCTGCAACGCAGCTGGCATTATACCAGAGATACAG TCAACACTGCGTATGCCGGCTGTTAAGAACATGAGGAAAGCATTGCATCTACAATTTAGTGTAGGGTTAGCGTTCTACTATGGTGTGAGCGTAGCAGGATATTGGGCCTACGGTTCAACCGTCTCTGAGTATCTTCCTGAGGAGTTAACTGGACCAAGATGGGCTAAGGTCCTCATAAACTTAGTAGTCTTCTCACAATCCATAATTTCTCAACAT GTATTCATTGCACCAATTCATGAGGCGCTAGATACGAAGTTTCTAAACCTTAACAAAGACGTCCACTCTAAAGAAAACATCAAATATCTGATTTTGCTACGAGTATCGCTCTTCACTCTCAACACACTTGTTGCAGCAGCACTACCTTTCATGGGTGATTTCGTGAACTTGATAGGATCGTTTTTACTAATCCCCTTAACGTTTGTGTTCCCCAGCATGATCTTTATCAAG GTGAAGGGAGAGATGAAAAAGATTGAGAAGGTGTGGCATTGGGCCATTATTGTCCTGTTTACTCTCTTAATGGTTGCGACTACTATTGCTGCAGTACGATTAATTGTAAACAATGTTGCAACGTACTATTTATTTGCAGACACATGA